Proteins found in one Neodiprion lecontei isolate iyNeoLeco1 chromosome 6, iyNeoLeco1.1, whole genome shotgun sequence genomic segment:
- the LOC107220071 gene encoding secretory carrier-associated membrane protein 5 — translation MSGFDENPFGEPALNDPFSDPAVRQAASSTPANRGIEDYNPFADQGSQGATQVRGASNPPIYGGVGATQQPATLQPTNQEVPPPNYTRSAQQTVTPTPAVTSPPAPDRRQEDEWKARRDEEMRNTPYYARRNNWPPLPEKCCFQPCVYQDIDVDIPADFQKIVRQLYYLWMFHGCVMVLNVVGGFALLLYGQGFSTFGLAILYLLLFTPFSFLCWYRPAYKAFRSDSSFNFMVFFFVFFFQFVVTVIQALGISGSGTCGIIIAIEAFDGTGLGVFIGILLLIIAIGYAVAAVGDILLLSKIHRIYRSTGASVAKAQQEFTSTFLRNEHVQNAAGNVAASAVRSQMANSNQPRY, via the exons ATGTCTGGTTTCGACGAAAATCCCTTTGGGGAACCAGCTTTGAACGACCCATTTTCG GATCCCGCAGTTAGACAAGCCGCCAGCTCGACTCCTGCCAACAGGGGTATCGAAGATTACAATCCCTTCGCGGACCAAGGATCGCAGGGGGCAACACAGGTAAGAGGAGCTTCAAACCCGCCCATTTATGGAGGTGTAGGAGCCACTCAACAACCAGCTACACTTCAGCCTACAAATCAGGAGGTTCCACCACCTAATTACACCCGAAGCGCGCAGCAAACAGTGACCCCTACACCTGCGGTTACCTCACCTCCAGCACCAGAT CGTCGGCAGGAAGACGAATGGAAAGCGAGGAGagatgaggaaatgagaaataCGCCATACTATG CAAGACGAAACAATTGGCCACCGTTGCCTGAAAAGTGCTGTTTTCAACCATGTGTCTATCAGGATATCGATGTTGATATTCCTGCTGACTTCCAAAAGATTGTTAGACAACTTTACTACCTTTggatgt TTCATGGGTGTGTGATGGTGTTGAACGTGGTCGGTGGATTTGCATTGCTGTTATATGGCCAAGGATTTTCTACATTTGGTCTTGCCATTCTTTATCTCCTGCTATTCACGcctttttcgtttctttgcTGGTATAGGCCGGCATACAAGGCTttcag GAGTGACAGTTCCTTTAATTTCatggtttttttcttcgtattttttttccaattcgttGTGACTGTTATTCAAGCTCTTGGGATATCTGGATCAGGCACATG CggaataataatagcaattGAGGCATTTGATGGTACAGGATTAGGAGTATTCATTGGTATTCTTTTACTCATTATTGCTATTGGCTACGCAGTCGCGGCAGTTGGTGACATACTTTTGTTGTCCAAG ATCCACCGTATCTATCGCAGCACAGGAGCGAGTGTTGCAAAGGCGCAACAAGAATTTACTTCAACTTTTCTGCGGAATGAACATGTTCAGAACGCTGCTGGTAATGTAGCTGCAAGCGCAGTTCGTTCACAGATGGCTAACTCGAACCAACCACGATATTAA
- the LOC107220043 gene encoding uncharacterized protein LOC107220043 gives MAENQENDNPVVDSQETYYEKAQNISGSQMLDESQDFALVVAEDSDESTTSQSQIVKNVCEAEAGGDSVEQKTILSKTEIINDNPTKPEIFHKTQNIYIHEKKLSEEKDIQGLNMENDAHDSKCNDRKGSDEEEIIQGTPPEISSPSRKRKADSFDEPAAKIQRTLAQRDALKLDRNMGNADTKLILNEVPIEDTQKPLDILSENTENIDDAEKLDLRATQTYKNVVIAETQDSVESEPVISSDLTALENMSSNVKSDESDEKNPRSTDKRDSELDAANSKPNSFDSNSALSDSEKVVPQPDGNMLIEASGETSEMNTNGKDVQETTEDDKMCNTDDSSNIVSTDLIEKKSCKSTKFSEKEVNVSDNVAKEFFDVPLPTSDSNVESTCDTGSHGSNKSRMSIEVIYDRKSSSQEKKRCLGLVEIDEEGEKIILDDSNEESPKNTTIYKSCLDSKTNSESSYKSTGCTEVHKHNDDSQILDCHTSNDDDLTMNSNAKTVSLVSESDPFVDDVVTGLNKGETSASIASHPNTEQSFRSSPKLNDTLEMVNVVTDSEGDSLFGNVNTQKLSDNKTDNPLNASLGIKTAVIEKKTRFYVDLKYTLHIDETTKEIIYKEVTDVHCEPVFENSGARRNSDVSGCLADISGNANKDNSPGSVMSNPQLFQLPLSRLSIASTISSSSSLSSAASLAAKLLKNTNFSEPKGRAKHARRPPMEVHSEEKIIDGWKNTRLISEALLQSANAFIYSPESFHLDNEPGKIEDKVLSSTPETIEDTEMPPQVSTPKSTKAKKLLKRKRTTNGTAKSNGIRKGSPEIVTTSQEARLHVNKKRESNDSVQSDKLSKEITSLSTPSSLSTRTETLRSLTPQNLPNDELIGKVVFAKWSDNTYYPGEVIGKTKDKYRIKFYDGKSKLVMEEFVIPMPESLREGLSVYATSKEDGYASMGIILKSENVKNMIYYTVEMDTGEKIRVQINDISLMPGQAQILKEEMDVALQNLPKTPQHLGRVSLDNLIDGKRRSRRAATPTVSTPKSRKAISPRSNKTTKSISPSGSGLPKLKGNKQAILTSESETKTNESDISATDDVDGVEPELPTMPSVPISKGPSDRMKGRGRGKSKQIHDDAELGPIPPASSLIFENMSFILTSTSSDVISRHHTDDSCSDPGTENEEEWLKTPFVKDRVKKQLVNGGGIVYDSFKQIPQSEYKKVKLITNVPNLTAKSIQCLSVGIPTYSHNWVIQCCRDKKTLKLTPYELPAGWSEEKRKYIESYDRLIKQPFNGMIIALPVLDNRNVINRTIQFWRSICENAGAVVQIINDPETDLSHVTAVLTDNRCPSWLVEKADSLQIPLVSTVWIVQCIIVGQSLQYDSHPKYSYNFMQP, from the exons atggcTGAAAATCAAGAAAATGACAATCCCGTAGTGGATTCACAAGAAACTTATTATGAGAAAGCGCAAAACATAAGTGGAAGCCAAATGTTGGATGAAAGTCAAGATTTTGCTTTGGTTGTTGCTGAAGATTCAGATGAAAGTACAACATCTCAGTCccaaattgtgaaaaatgtttgcgAAGCTGAAGCTGGTGGAGACTCTGTAGAACAAAAAACTATTCTATCAAAGACAGAAATCATTAATGATAATCCGACAAAACCAGAGATTTTTCATAAGacacaaaatatttatatccACGAAAAGAAACTGAGTGAAGAAAAGGATATTCAAGGTTTAAACATGGAGAACGATGCTCATGATTCAAAATGTAATGACAGAAAGGGGAGCGACgaagaagaaattattcaagGTACTCCACCTGAAATTTCTTCTCCATCCAGGAAACGTAAGGCTGATTCTTTTGATGAACCAGCAGCTAAAATCCAGCGAACTCTAGCACAAAGAGATGCCTTAAAACTGGATAGAAACATGGGAAATGCAGATACAAAATTAATCTTGAATGAAGTACCTATTGAAGATACACAAAAACCATTAGATATCCTTTCTGAAAATACCGAAAATATTGACGATGCAGAGAAATTAGACCTACGTGCTACTCAAACTTATAAAAATGTAGTTATTGCAGAAACACAAGATTCAGTTGAATCTGAACCAGTTATTTCAAGTGATTTGACTGCTCTGGAAAATATGAGTTCAAATGTTAAATCAGATGAATCTGATGAGAAGAATCCACGTTCTACAGATAAACGTGATTCAGAACTTGATGCAGCTAATAGTAAACCCAATTCATTCGACAGTAATAGTGCTTTGTCAGACAGCGAGAAAGTGGTTCCACAACCTGATGGAAACATGTTGATAGAAGCCTCTGGTGAGACTTCAGAAATGAATACCAATGGAAAAGATGTGCAAGAGACAACTGAAGATGATAAAATGTGCAATACTGATGACAGCTCAAATATTGTGAGTACAGATTTGATTGAGAAAAAGAGTTGCAAAAGTACAAAGTTTAGTGAAAAGGAAGTTAATGTTTCCGACAATGTGGCTAAGGAATTTTTTGACGTGCCTCTGCCAACTAGTGACAGTAACGTAGAATCTACTTGCGATACAGGATCTCATGGTTCAAATAAGTCACGAATGAGCATTGAGGTAATATACGACAGAAAATCTTCGAgccaagagaaaaaaaggtgtTTAGGCTTGGTGGAAATTGATGAAGAAGGGGAAAAGATTATTTTGGATGATTCAAACGAGGAAAGCCCtaaaaatacaacaatttaTAAGAGCTGCTTGGACAGCAAAACTAACAGTGAATCAAGCTACAAGTCCACAGGTTGTACAGAAGTCCACAAACATAATGATGACAGCCAAATATTAGATTGCCATACATCAAATGATGACGATTTAACTATGAATAGCAACGCAAAGACGGTCAGTTTGGTCAGCGAATCTGATCCATTTGTTGATGATGTAGTGACAGGACTAAATAAAGGTGAGACTTCTGCGTCCATCGCAAGTCACCCAAATACAGAACAAAGTTTTCGATCCAGCCCTAAACTAAATGACACCTTGGAGATGGTGAATGTTGTTACTGACAGTGAAGGAGATAGTCTTTTTGGCAATGTTAATACACAAAAATTATCTGATAACAAAACTGATAATCCATTGAACGCATCATTGGGTATCAAAACAGCagtaattgaaaagaaaacgagaTTCTATGTCGACTTGAAGTACACGTTACACATTGACGAAACTAccaaagaaataatttataaagaaGTAACGGATGTACATTGCGAGCCagtgtttgaaaattcggGTGCTCGAAGAAATAGTGATGTGTCTGGATGTCTAGCTGATATATCTGGGAATGCCAACAAAGATAATTCTCCAGGATCAGTGATGAGCAATCCTCAACTGTTTCAACTTCCCCTATCTAGGCTTTCCATTGCATCAACGATAAGCTCCTCAAGTTCCTTGTCAAGTGCTGCTTCTTTGGCTGCAAAACTACTGAAGAACACCAACTTCTCTGAACCAAAAGGTCGTGCGAAACATGCTAGAAGGCCACCAATGGAAGTGCActcagaagaaaaaattattgatggTTGGAAGAATACTCGCTTAATTTCAGAAGCGCTCTTGCAGTCTGCAAATGCTTTCATTTATTCTCCAGAAAGCTTCCATCTTGATAACGAACCTGGCAAAATTGAAGACAAAGTATTATCATCTACTCCAGAAACAATAGAAGATACAGAAATGCCCCCGCAAGTGTCAACTCCGAAAAGTACAAAGGCTAAAAAACTATTAAAACGGAAACGTACAACTAATGGAACTGCAAAAAGCAATGGTATCAGGAAAGGCTCCCCAGAAATTGTAACTACCAGTCAAGAAGCCAGACTGCACGTTAACAAAAAACGTGAGAGCAACGACAGTGTTCAATCAGATAAGCTATCGAAAGAAATTACAAGTTTATCAACTCCTAGTAGCCTGAGCACAAGAACAGAGACGCTGAGAAGTCTAACTCCACAAAATTTGCCAAATGATGAATTGATAGGCAAAGTCGTATTTGCCAAATGGTCAGACAATACTTACTACCCAGGTGAAGTTATAGGTAAAACTAAAGACAAGTATAGGATAAAGTTTTACGATGGTAAAAGCAAACTTGTGATGGAGGAATTTGTAATACCTATGCCTGAATCATTGAGGGAAGGTTTATCTGTTTATGCTACTAGCAAAGAAGACGGCTACGCATCAATGGggataattttgaaatccGAGAAcgttaaaaatatgatatattatacagtGGAAATGGACACTGGGGAGAAAATTAGAGTCCAAATCAACGACATATCCTTGATGCCAGGGCAGGCTCAAATTCTGAAGGAAGAGATGGATGTGGCTTTACAAAATCTACCAAAAACTCCGCAGCACTTGGGTCGAGTTAGTCTTGACAACTTAATCGATGGTAAAAGACGATCAAGGCGAGCTGCCACTCCGACTGTGTCGACACCCAAATCAAGGAAAGCCATTTCTCCAAGATCTAACAAAACAACTAAATCCATATCTCCGTCTGGTTCTGGTCTTCCTAAACTTAAAGGAAATAAACAAGCAATATTGACTTCAGAAAGCGAAACCAAAACAAACGAGTCTGATATTTCAGCGACAGATGATGTGGACGGTGTTGAACCTGAACTACCAACAATGCCATCAGTTCCAATATCAAAGGGACCTTCGGATAGAATGAAAGGGAGAGGGCGAGGCAAGTCTAAGCAAATACATGACGATGCCGAACTTGGACCTATACCTCCGGCATCATcgttaatatttgaaaatatgtctTTCATTTTGACCTCCACCTCGTCAGATGTCATTTCACGTCATCATACAGATGATTCGTGTTCGGATCCTGGAACAGAAAATGAAGAGGAATGGCTTAAAACGCCCTTTGTGAAAGATAGGGTGAAAAAACAATTGGTTAACGGGGGAGGAATAGTGTATGATTCCTTTAAACAAATACCACAATCTGAATATAAAAAGGTTAAACTTATCACCAATGTACCAAATTTAACGGCAAAGAGCATACAATGCCTTTCGGTTGGGATTCCAACCTACAGTCACAACTGGGTAATCCAGTGCTGTCGGGAT AAAAAAACTCTCAAACTTACTCCATACGAATTGCCAGCTGGTTGGAgtgaagagaaaaggaaatacaTTGAATCGTACGATCGATTGATCAAACAACCATTTAATGGGATGATAATAGCCTTGCCAGTACTGGATAACAGAAACGTGATCAACCGTACAATTCAATTTTGGCGCAGTATCTGCGAGAATGCCGGTGCTGTAGTTCAAATAATAAACGACCCAG AAACCGATTTGTCTCATGTAACCGCAGTACTGACAGATAACAGATGCCCGTCTTGGCTGGTTGAAAAGGCTGATAGTTTGCAAATTCCTTTGGTATCGACAGTTTGGATTGTACAATGCATAATTGTAGGCCAATCTCTCCAATACGATTCTCATCctaaatattcctataatttTATGCAGCCCTGA
- the LOC107220063 gene encoding syntaxin-18 — MDISALFKACVKTVRLRNKALGIPSDTKSPLKKTTKQTPFFGKARDVLMQITKLRDFLLENRKAYLNFANHLTSLPQMSEAERDQIDLGAQKIMTTCSHLIKDLERELAGFDGARQDLEHREIVLLLIEKYLRNVCKVYSEQKAIRVKRAMEMRKMARLESNTSKLKLSKSSLSVPEVQEERDQLSSNESSPMKIQEINGDVNLLADDEELTAEDIQILESENAQLHNELNTLTEEVKQVESKVVHIAELQEIFTEKVLDQDRNLDRLMTTVVGSTENVKEANEQIRQAIQRNAGLRVWILFFLIVMSFSLLFLDWYND; from the coding sequence ATGGACATCAGCGCGTTATTTAAAGCCTGTGTGAAGACTGTACGTCTTCGCAATAAAGCTTTGGGTATACCAAGCGACACAAAGTCCCCATTAAAAAAAACCACGAAGCAAACTCCGTTTTTCGGTAAAGCCAGAGACGTTTTAATGCAAATAACAAAGTTGAGAGATTTCTTGTTAGAAAATAGAAAGGcgtatttaaattttgccAATCACTTAACGAGTCTGCCGCAAATGAGCGAAGCTGAAAGAGACCAAATTGATTTAGGCGCACAGAAGATCATGACCACATGTTCTCATCTCATAAAAGATCTTGAAAGAGAATTGGCTGGATTTGATGGTGCACGTCAGGATTTGGAACACAGGGAAATTGTACTGTTATTGATTGAGAAATATTTGCGAAACGTCTGCAAGGTATATTCGGAGCAGAAAGCAATCAGAGTAAAAAGAGCTATGGAGATGAGGAAGATGGCTAGATTAGAATCAAATACAAGCAAATTGAAGCTGTCTAAATCATCGCTCAGCGTACCTGAAGTACAGGAGGAACGAGACCAGCTAAGCTCCAATGAATCGAGTCCGATGAAAATCCAGGAAATCAATGGGGATGTTAATTTATTGGCTGATGACGAGGAGCTCACTGCTGAAGATATTCAAATACTTGAATCCGAAAATGCTCAGCTGCATAACGAGTTGAATACGTTAACTGAAGAGGTAAAGCAAGTCGAGAGCAAAGTTGTACACATTGCTGAACTGCAGGaaatatttacagaaaaaGTATTGGATCAGGATAGAAATTTAGATAGATTAATGACAACGGTTGTTGGATCTACAGAAAATGTCAAAGAAGCCAATGAACAAATCCGTCAAGCCATTCAAAGGAATGCTGGTTTGAGAGTatggattttattttttctcattgttatgtcattttcacttttattcttAGACTGGTATAACGATTGA
- the LOC107220064 gene encoding coatomer subunit epsilon isoform X1, which produces MARQQQADVDELFDVKNHFYIGNYQQCINEAQKVKPSTSEIALERDVFLYRVYIAQRKFRVVLDEINNSSPSDLQPLKMLAEYFANSNRREAIIAELDQIAKNANIDNHNFMIVAATIYYHEKNLESALRILRNADNLECLALTLQIYLKMDRLDLARKELKAMQEKDDDATLTQLAQAWLNISSGGDKLQDAYYIFQEMIDKHSSTSMLLNGQATCFIGQAKYEEAESALQESLDKDSNNPDALINMIVLSQHMGKPPEVVNRYLSQLKDSHLDHPFVKEYLQKEIEFQRLKKQYSPSA; this is translated from the exons ATGGCACGTCAGCAGCAGGCCGACGTTGATGAATTATTCGatgttaaaaatcatttttacatcGGTAATTATCAACAATGTATCAACGAAGCCCAAAAAGTAAAG CCATCTACGTCAGAAATAGCTCTGGAACGAGATGTATTTCTGTACCGAGTTTACATAGCACAAAGAAAATTCCGAGTGGTACTGgacgaaataaataattcatctcCATCAGATCTACAGCCACTGAAAATGCTGGCGGAATACTTTGCCAATTCAAATAGGCGTGAAGCGATCATTGCTGAACTTGACCAAATAGCCAAAAATGCTAATATAGACAATCACAACTTCATGATTGTTGCAGCGACAATTTATTATCATGAAAAGAATTTAGAATCTGCATTAAGAATATTGCGAAATGCGGATAATCTGGAATGCCTCGCTCTTACATTACAAATTTATCTTAAAATGGACCGTCTCGATTTGGCAAGAAAAGAACTTAAAGCAATGCAAGAAAAGGATGACGACGCTACTTTAACCCAATTAGCTCAAGCCTGGCTCAATATAAGTAGCGGAGGTGATAAACTCCAAgatgcatattatatattccaG GAAATGATTGATAAACATTCAAGCACAAGCATGCTGTTAAATGGTCAAGCGACATGCTTTATTGGACAAGCAAAATATGAAGAGGCAGAATCGGCGTTGCAAGAATCATTGGACAAAGATAGCAACAATCCAGATGCATTGATTAATATGATTGTTCTTTCGCAGCATATGGGGAAGCCACCAGAAGTTGTAAATCGCTACTTGAGTCAGTTGAAGGACTCCCATTTAGACCATCCTTTTGTTAAAGAATATTTGCAAAAAGAAATTGAGTTTCAGAGACtcaaaaaacaatattcaCCATCCGCCTGA
- the LOC107220064 gene encoding coatomer subunit epsilon isoform X2 — protein MARQQQADVDELFDVKNHFYIGNYQQCINEAQKPSTSEIALERDVFLYRVYIAQRKFRVVLDEINNSSPSDLQPLKMLAEYFANSNRREAIIAELDQIAKNANIDNHNFMIVAATIYYHEKNLESALRILRNADNLECLALTLQIYLKMDRLDLARKELKAMQEKDDDATLTQLAQAWLNISSGGDKLQDAYYIFQEMIDKHSSTSMLLNGQATCFIGQAKYEEAESALQESLDKDSNNPDALINMIVLSQHMGKPPEVVNRYLSQLKDSHLDHPFVKEYLQKEIEFQRLKKQYSPSA, from the exons ATGGCACGTCAGCAGCAGGCCGACGTTGATGAATTATTCGatgttaaaaatcatttttacatcGGTAATTATCAACAATGTATCAACGAAGCCCAAAAA CCATCTACGTCAGAAATAGCTCTGGAACGAGATGTATTTCTGTACCGAGTTTACATAGCACAAAGAAAATTCCGAGTGGTACTGgacgaaataaataattcatctcCATCAGATCTACAGCCACTGAAAATGCTGGCGGAATACTTTGCCAATTCAAATAGGCGTGAAGCGATCATTGCTGAACTTGACCAAATAGCCAAAAATGCTAATATAGACAATCACAACTTCATGATTGTTGCAGCGACAATTTATTATCATGAAAAGAATTTAGAATCTGCATTAAGAATATTGCGAAATGCGGATAATCTGGAATGCCTCGCTCTTACATTACAAATTTATCTTAAAATGGACCGTCTCGATTTGGCAAGAAAAGAACTTAAAGCAATGCAAGAAAAGGATGACGACGCTACTTTAACCCAATTAGCTCAAGCCTGGCTCAATATAAGTAGCGGAGGTGATAAACTCCAAgatgcatattatatattccaG GAAATGATTGATAAACATTCAAGCACAAGCATGCTGTTAAATGGTCAAGCGACATGCTTTATTGGACAAGCAAAATATGAAGAGGCAGAATCGGCGTTGCAAGAATCATTGGACAAAGATAGCAACAATCCAGATGCATTGATTAATATGATTGTTCTTTCGCAGCATATGGGGAAGCCACCAGAAGTTGTAAATCGCTACTTGAGTCAGTTGAAGGACTCCCATTTAGACCATCCTTTTGTTAAAGAATATTTGCAAAAAGAAATTGAGTTTCAGAGACtcaaaaaacaatattcaCCATCCGCCTGA
- the LOC107220061 gene encoding uncharacterized protein LOC107220061, whose product MTSWITLTPRLREGLDIVDRIDSGKLRLLASRICQNLQTSVGGNVFTPSQEEKLSVSLELNKTELSLLLDTTTLIYAQAAYHVVQPALMESDMKETFALQHEKADVLVQIWATYAKSIVDELRQKSIFPVQVTEINWNLNVQSSSTVVAKDMRPTVTLQVGLTDTSSDQSKSSLTIETDKTGLLELYDNLEKIQMQLDSLK is encoded by the exons ATGACTTCGTGGATAACTCTGACGCCAAG GCTAAGAGAAGGCCTCGATATTGTAGATAGAATTGATTCTGGTAAACTTCGTCTTCTTGCATCTAGAATTTGCCAAAATTTACAGACAAGTGTTGGAGGCAACGTGTTTACTCCCAgccaagaagaaaaattgtccGTTTCTTTAGAGTTGAATAAAACAGAGTTGAGCTTACTTCTCGACACTACGACACTGATCTATGCACAAGCTGCTTATCACGTTGTCCAGCCTGCCTTGATGGAATCTGACATGAAAGAAACATTCGCTCTTCAACATGAAAAAGCTGATGTACTTGTTCAGATCTGGGCTACTTACGCAAAGAGTATAGTTGATGAATTACGACAAAAGTCTATTTTTCCAGTCCAG gTTACCGAGATTAATTGGAATCTCAATGTTCAGTCTTCGTCTACGGTAGTGGCCAAAGATATGCGTCCAACTGTAACGCTTCAAGTTGGGCTAACAGATACTTCGAGCGACCAGTCAAAGTCATCGTTAACTATTGAAACTGACAAAACAGGCTTATTAGAGCTCTACgataatttagaaaagatcCAAATGCAATTAGATTCCCTTAAATAA